Proteins encoded within one genomic window of Kaistia algarum:
- a CDS encoding GNAT family N-acetyltransferase, with product MKIDSFTVLAEQAADDPAIEALHETAFGPGRFARAASILREGVPHDPELSFVAKSGLDLVGSVRLTPIRIGAKPALLLGPLAVVNSWKGRGAGKSLMRTALAAATEAGHQLVLLVGDEPYYGPFGFQRVAPYQVTLPAPADPARILVCPLVQGAMEGLGGVVTRRA from the coding sequence ATGAAGATCGACAGCTTCACAGTCTTGGCCGAACAGGCCGCGGACGATCCTGCCATCGAAGCCCTGCACGAGACCGCCTTCGGCCCCGGCCGCTTCGCGCGCGCTGCCTCGATCCTGCGCGAGGGTGTGCCGCATGATCCCGAACTCTCCTTCGTGGCGAAATCCGGACTGGACCTCGTCGGCTCGGTGCGGCTGACGCCGATCCGGATCGGCGCAAAGCCGGCGCTGCTGCTTGGCCCGCTTGCCGTCGTGAACAGCTGGAAGGGCAGGGGAGCCGGCAAATCGCTGATGCGCACGGCGCTCGCCGCCGCGACAGAGGCAGGCCATCAACTTGTGCTGCTGGTCGGCGACGAGCCCTATTACGGCCCCTTCGGCTTCCAGCGCGTGGCGCCCTATCAGGTGACCCTGCCTGCCCCGGCGGATCCGGCCCGCATCCTCGTGTGCCCGCTCGTCCAGGGCGCGATGGAAGGACTCGGCGGCGTGGTGACGCGGCGCGCGTAA
- a CDS encoding peptide ABC transporter substrate-binding protein produces the protein MRNSVRGVARAGTFVPLALLALLCVPGPANAADVTIRRGLVGNVGTLDPQLAATFEEGTILTDLFEGLVSLDALGRSVPGAAESWTVSPDGRVYTFTLRADGRWSNGEAVKAADFVASFRRLFAPSTDATEDGPLQVIKGAVLVKQGLAKPDTLGVVAVDSKTLEITLEQPTPTFLLRLAQPAAFPVNVASIKKLGADFGTSGKIVSNGPYRLGAIDREDGYVLLKNKGFRAADDIEADIVAYKTFADAADCVEAFRQKNVLTCSDVPTANLGELKAEFGPTLEIAPYMGTYFYALSTTQKPFDDARIRQSLSLAIDREALAQSAWSGGMVPADTLVPRDLSAMPMPPAAPIGERQDRARALLAEAGFGAAKTSDKKKIKPLEVEIRVGTGAEHEKTAKLVAADWKKIGVETRIVTETNSDHFARLRDGAAFQVARAGWILDEADPIDILELLKSDNIRFNYSRYSNRDYDAIIASADTELDPAKRQKLLGEAETIIDTDQPVIPLLGYASLSLVSPTLKGWEPNLVNRHPSRFLRTVSP, from the coding sequence ATGCGGAATTCAGTACGCGGCGTTGCCAGGGCCGGGACATTTGTTCCGCTGGCCCTCCTCGCACTCCTTTGCGTTCCCGGACCGGCCAACGCTGCCGATGTCACGATCCGGCGCGGCCTCGTCGGCAATGTCGGAACCCTCGATCCCCAACTGGCTGCTACCTTCGAGGAAGGCACGATCCTCACCGATCTCTTCGAGGGGCTCGTCTCGCTCGACGCGCTCGGCCGTTCGGTACCGGGCGCCGCCGAAAGCTGGACCGTATCCCCCGACGGCCGCGTCTATACCTTCACACTGCGGGCGGATGGCCGCTGGTCCAACGGCGAAGCCGTGAAGGCCGCGGATTTCGTTGCCTCGTTCCGCCGGCTGTTCGCTCCCTCCACCGACGCGACCGAGGACGGGCCGCTTCAGGTGATCAAGGGCGCGGTTCTGGTGAAGCAGGGCCTCGCCAAGCCCGATACGCTCGGCGTCGTCGCGGTCGATTCCAAGACGCTCGAAATCACGCTGGAGCAGCCGACGCCGACTTTCCTGCTCCGGCTTGCCCAGCCGGCAGCCTTTCCGGTCAATGTTGCCTCGATCAAGAAGCTCGGCGCCGATTTCGGCACGAGCGGCAAAATCGTCTCGAACGGTCCCTACCGCCTCGGCGCCATCGACCGCGAGGACGGCTATGTTCTGCTGAAGAACAAGGGCTTCCGCGCCGCCGACGACATCGAGGCCGACATTGTCGCCTACAAGACCTTCGCCGACGCTGCCGACTGCGTGGAAGCCTTCCGCCAGAAGAACGTGCTGACGTGCTCGGATGTGCCCACGGCAAACCTCGGTGAATTGAAGGCTGAGTTCGGGCCGACGTTGGAGATCGCGCCCTATATGGGCACCTATTTCTACGCATTATCGACGACGCAGAAGCCCTTCGACGACGCGCGAATCCGCCAGTCGCTGTCGCTCGCCATCGACCGCGAGGCATTGGCCCAGAGCGCCTGGTCCGGCGGTATGGTGCCTGCCGACACCCTTGTCCCGAGGGATCTCTCGGCCATGCCTATGCCGCCCGCGGCGCCGATCGGCGAACGCCAGGACCGCGCCCGGGCCCTGCTTGCCGAGGCGGGCTTTGGCGCTGCCAAGACCTCGGATAAAAAGAAGATCAAGCCGCTGGAGGTTGAGATCCGCGTCGGCACCGGCGCCGAGCATGAAAAGACCGCCAAGCTGGTCGCGGCGGACTGGAAGAAGATCGGGGTCGAGACCAGGATCGTGACCGAGACGAACAGCGACCATTTTGCGCGGCTTCGTGACGGCGCTGCGTTCCAAGTGGCGCGGGCCGGCTGGATTCTCGACGAAGCCGATCCGATCGACATCCTGGAACTGCTCAAAAGCGACAACATCCGCTTCAATTATTCGCGCTACAGCAATCGCGACTATGACGCGATCATCGCCAGCGCCGATACGGAATTGGATCCCGCGAAGCGGCAGAAGCTGCTGGGCGAGGCCGAGACCATCATCGACACCGACCAGCCAGTCATCCCGCTGCTCGGCTATGCATCGCTGTCGCTGGTATCCCCGACGCTGAAGGGCTGGGAGCCGAACCTCGTCAATCGCCACCCCAGCCGCTTCCTGCGGACTGTTTCGCCGTAA
- a CDS encoding NUDIX domain-containing protein, with product MPIRSALSRLSGLIAPVTRGMTLGVRGACLDAEGRVFMVRHSYMPGWYLPGGGVERGESAAEALERELEEEGGIVLGAPATLFAVYWNRKRARDHVVLFVARDFARPRPPAYPNHEIAEVGFFDPLSPPTETSPATRRRLTEILNGTPPDPHW from the coding sequence TTGCCGATCCGTTCCGCTCTCTCCCGTCTTTCCGGCCTGATCGCGCCCGTTACTCGCGGCATGACGCTTGGCGTGCGCGGCGCCTGCCTCGACGCGGAGGGCCGCGTGTTCATGGTCCGCCATTCCTATATGCCGGGATGGTATCTGCCGGGCGGCGGGGTCGAGCGCGGCGAGAGTGCCGCCGAGGCGCTGGAGCGCGAACTCGAGGAGGAAGGCGGCATCGTGCTGGGAGCGCCGGCAACGCTCTTCGCCGTCTACTGGAACCGCAAGCGCGCTCGCGACCACGTCGTGCTGTTCGTGGCGCGGGACTTTGCCCGGCCGCGCCCGCCAGCCTACCCGAACCATGAGATCGCCGAGGTCGGTTTTTTCGATCCCTTGTCGCCTCCGACCGAGACGAGCCCGGCAACGCGGCGTCGTCTCACCGAGATCCTGAACGGCACGCCGCCCGACCCGCATTGGTGA
- a CDS encoding YbaK/EbsC family protein: MPESTRTAEEAASACGCSVGEIVKSLVFRTRETGRPVLLLVSGANRVDEAAIAAHIGEPIERPNAAFVREVTGYAIGGIPPFAHARPLETWFDRDLLAYEQVWAAAGTPFAVFWVEPKALCRAVGGQVVAMRGS, translated from the coding sequence ATGCCCGAGTCGACCCGTACAGCGGAAGAGGCCGCATCCGCCTGCGGCTGCAGCGTCGGGGAAATCGTCAAGTCGCTGGTATTCCGCACGCGCGAGACGGGCCGCCCGGTGCTGCTTCTCGTTTCCGGCGCCAACCGGGTCGACGAAGCGGCGATCGCCGCCCATATCGGCGAGCCGATCGAACGCCCGAACGCCGCCTTCGTGCGCGAGGTGACCGGCTATGCCATCGGCGGCATCCCGCCTTTCGCCCATGCCCGGCCGCTGGAGACCTGGTTCGATCGCGACCTGCTGGCCTACGAGCAGGTATGGGCGGCGGCGGGTACGCCCTTCGCCGTCTTTTGGGTCGAACCGAAAGCGCTCTGCCGGGCGGTGGGAGGCCAGGTGGTTGCCATGCGCGGCTCCTGA
- a CDS encoding metallophosphoesterase family protein produces MFRLAHLSDPHLGPLPRLRTMEFASKRVIGYVNWRRNRMRSLAGPVLGNLVEDVLAHAPDHIAVTGDLMNLGLPGEIIAARDWLEAFGPPDRITVIPGNHDAYVPGALRKALVAWAPYATGDHGTPPGRVIFPFLRRRGPVAIIALSSARASAPFMATGHVDSSVLPALHDELVRARRDGLFRVVLIHHPPTINATNWHKRLVGSGRIRAVLREAGAELVLHGHTHVDSHVEIDGGDKPIPVIGVPSASNTPGGHKPAARYNIFEIGGEPGAWHCHMTERGYAGPGSEIGIIRERKIW; encoded by the coding sequence ATGTTTCGCCTCGCCCACCTCTCCGACCCCCATCTCGGCCCGCTGCCACGCCTGCGGACGATGGAATTCGCCTCGAAGCGGGTGATCGGCTACGTCAATTGGCGGCGCAACCGGATGCGCTCGCTCGCCGGGCCGGTGCTCGGCAATCTGGTTGAGGATGTCCTTGCCCATGCGCCCGACCACATCGCGGTAACGGGCGATCTCATGAATCTCGGCCTGCCAGGCGAAATCATCGCCGCCCGCGACTGGCTTGAAGCCTTCGGGCCGCCCGACCGGATCACCGTCATTCCCGGCAACCACGACGCCTATGTGCCGGGCGCACTCCGGAAGGCACTTGTCGCCTGGGCGCCCTATGCGACCGGTGACCACGGCACGCCACCCGGCCGCGTGATCTTCCCCTTCCTGCGTCGTCGCGGGCCGGTCGCGATCATCGCCCTCTCCTCGGCTCGCGCGTCGGCGCCCTTCATGGCGACCGGCCATGTCGACAGCTCCGTGCTTCCGGCGCTGCATGACGAACTGGTGCGGGCCCGCCGCGACGGGCTGTTCCGGGTCGTGCTGATCCATCATCCGCCAACGATCAACGCCACGAATTGGCACAAGCGCCTCGTCGGCTCCGGTCGCATCCGCGCGGTGCTGCGTGAGGCCGGTGCCGAACTGGTCCTGCACGGCCATACCCATGTCGATTCCCATGTCGAAATCGATGGTGGCGACAAGCCGATCCCGGTCATCGGCGTGCCCTCGGCCTCCAACACGCCGGGCGGACACAAGCCAGCCGCCCGCTACAATATTTTCGAGATCGGCGGCGAGCCCGGCGCGTGGCATTGCCACATGACCGAGCGCGGCTATGCCGGACCAGGTTCAGAGATCGGCATCATACGCGAGCGGAAGATCTGGTAG